CCTTTCCGACCTCCCTCTTTCCAATCTTTCCGGCTTAAGCCCTCTCCAGTCCTTTCTATTGTCATCCCGTTTCCAGGATACGATCCGGATACCCGCGCGACTCAGTCCTAGATTCGAGGACCTACCTTCCCCGTTTTTGCTCCCCGATATGGAGAGTGCGCTCGAACTTTTAAAGCGATCCGTTCGGGAAAAAAAATCCATCCTGCTTTTCGGAGATCGTGACAGCGACGGAGTCAGTTCCACGAGTCTATTGGGAAATTTTCTAAAGAAAATCCATACGGGGAAATTGACGATCAAGACTTCCAGTGAAGAAGATTACGGCCTCTGTCCTCCGGCCATGAAGTTCGTTCGGGAAGTGAAACCGGATCTGCTCATCACGTTGGATTTCGGCACGAGCAATAACCTCGAAATCGAGGAACTGAATTCCGAAGGCATGCAAGTGATCGTTCTGGATCACCATGAGATTCCGGAAAAGATTCCCACTTCCTGTAAGTTGGTTTCGCCTAAAAGAATCGATTCCATTTACCCTTACGAGAAAATCTGCACGTCCGTTCTAGCTTGGAAGCTTATTACCGCGTGGCTGTACGATTCTTTGGAAAAATCCGGCGAGTATGTTTGGGTCCGAGATGGAGAAACGCTATTCGAAGGATCTTTGGTCCGAAAAGGGATTCTACTTTTCCGGGGGGAAAGGTCGGTCGCAGAAAATCTATTTCCGGTTCCCTTTCGGGAGTGGCCAAACGCGATCGACGAGGAATACCCGGAAAGATTCGTATTCTTTTCCCAAATATCGGAATCATCCGATATTTGGGAGGAAGTCAAACAAAATCTGGACCTGGCTGCGATAGGTACGATCACCGACATGATGCCTTTAACGGGCGAGAATCGGATCATCGTTCAAAAAGGTTGTCTCACCTTGCAGAAACTTCTCTCCGGAATTGATTCGCACCGTCCGGGATTGAAGCAGTTAATGAAGCGCCTGGAATTAAATCCGAAAAAAATCTCCTCGAGGGATTTAGGTTGGAGTATCGGCCCCGCCTTGAACGCAGCGGGAAGGATGGGTAAGACCGAAACCGCATTAAAGCTTCTGCTAAGCGAATCGGACCAGGAAGCGGAATCTTGGGCGGCAGACCTCTTGAAATTAAACGAAGAAAGAAAGGAAAGGACCAAACGAAATTTATTCCGGGTGGAAGGATTTCTGA
This genomic stretch from Leptospira fletcheri harbors:
- the recJ gene encoding single-stranded-DNA-specific exonuclease RecJ is translated as MPKHGPSLSDLPLSNLSGLSPLQSFLLSSRFQDTIRIPARLSPRFEDLPSPFLLPDMESALELLKRSVREKKSILLFGDRDSDGVSSTSLLGNFLKKIHTGKLTIKTSSEEDYGLCPPAMKFVREVKPDLLITLDFGTSNNLEIEELNSEGMQVIVLDHHEIPEKIPTSCKLVSPKRIDSIYPYEKICTSVLAWKLITAWLYDSLEKSGEYVWVRDGETLFEGSLVRKGILLFRGERSVAENLFPVPFREWPNAIDEEYPERFVFFSQISESSDIWEEVKQNLDLAAIGTITDMMPLTGENRIIVQKGCLTLQKLLSGIDSHRPGLKQLMKRLELNPKKISSRDLGWSIGPALNAAGRMGKTETALKLLLSESDQEAESWAADLLKLNEERKERTKRNLFRVEGFLKRKKERTERPVLFCYEPDFEPGVSGIVATRLVEQYRRPVIFIAPDHGHAKGSIRAYGAENVLNLLKKAEPIFKQFGGHKEAGGFSLPIDKIPQLAEILFQEADGWLQEEKENSSLLEEESIVSIRPAELSSEIYDELGIFEPFGQGNPVPILSVRAAKVLSYRPLSEGKHAKFKILSAPDSVHFIIWNKANEFSEILRSKGVLDLWGYLEENTFRSKTTLQFVVTAFA